The Salinibacterium sp. M195 genome includes a window with the following:
- a CDS encoding DegT/DnrJ/EryC1/StrS aminotransferase family protein, giving the protein MTHIEDPALIESPDRPVVPMNDLSRAISRDRVALSGALANVLDSGHVVMGPNHDAFQQELGAYLNLDHVLGVASGTDALELAIKAVMPKGRNVVVTAANAGGYTSTAALRAGFVVRYADVDSDSLCLSATSVQSSLTADVGVLVVTHLYGNLTDITTLVEMCHASGIRVVEDCAQAIGARRNGRVAGSFGDIAATSFYPTKNLGAIGDGGAVLTNNQKHADTVKQLRQYGWSSKYQAELPGGMNSRLDELQAAFLRSRIPQLDGLNGRRRAIIARYTEASAGGPLQVMPAVGEHHVGHLAVARSSRRTELRAALVRQGVQTDIHFPYPDYKQPGFRPVSQSLPVTELASSEIFSLPCFPELTEGEVDRVCNAIGTLI; this is encoded by the coding sequence ATGACCCACATTGAGGACCCTGCTTTGATCGAATCTCCCGACCGTCCCGTAGTCCCCATGAACGACCTCTCACGCGCAATCTCGCGGGACCGAGTTGCGCTGTCCGGTGCTCTCGCCAATGTCTTGGATTCAGGACATGTCGTTATGGGGCCCAACCATGATGCGTTTCAACAAGAGTTGGGTGCTTACCTTAACCTTGACCACGTACTAGGTGTAGCTTCCGGTACCGACGCACTGGAGTTGGCGATCAAGGCCGTCATGCCAAAGGGCCGTAACGTTGTCGTGACTGCGGCCAACGCCGGCGGCTACACGTCCACAGCGGCACTGCGGGCCGGCTTCGTTGTTCGCTATGCCGACGTGGACTCAGATTCACTCTGCCTCAGCGCCACTTCAGTTCAATCCTCGCTAACAGCTGACGTCGGAGTGTTGGTTGTCACCCATCTCTACGGAAATCTGACGGACATAACGACGCTGGTTGAAATGTGCCATGCATCAGGCATCCGCGTCGTGGAGGACTGCGCGCAAGCCATCGGAGCGCGCCGAAATGGACGTGTTGCAGGTTCATTTGGGGATATAGCAGCAACAAGCTTTTATCCGACGAAAAATCTCGGCGCGATCGGAGATGGTGGCGCGGTCCTGACCAACAACCAGAAGCATGCGGACACCGTCAAGCAGTTGCGCCAATACGGATGGTCATCAAAGTACCAGGCCGAGCTTCCGGGGGGCATGAACTCGCGCCTCGACGAGCTGCAGGCCGCCTTCCTTCGTTCCCGTATACCCCAGCTGGATGGACTGAACGGACGTCGCCGCGCCATCATTGCCCGTTATACAGAGGCTTCGGCCGGAGGCCCCCTCCAAGTTATGCCTGCAGTGGGTGAGCACCACGTAGGCCACCTCGCTGTCGCACGAAGCTCTCGACGAACGGAGCTGCGCGCAGCGCTAGTCAGGCAGGGCGTGCAAACAGATATTCATTTTCCTTACCCGGACTATAAACAACCCGGCTTTAGGCCCGTCAGTCAGTCACTTCCGGTCACTGAACTAGCCTCGTCTGAAATCTTCTCTCTCCCGTGCTTTCCTGAGCTGACTGAGGGCGAGGTCGATCGCGTCTGCAACGCTATCGGGACGCTGATTTGA
- a CDS encoding cupin domain-containing protein, whose translation MTDIKPGVNTAALSGLLTTVGAMVHSVRKEMGMTLAQLAAKSDLSPAIVSQIERGKANPSFTTLAQLAHGLEIPVGRFFVGHTEPASPVVRGSDRRNLQGVTRESVGEAVHELLTPDQNGLIEAQWIVSPPGHDTSATPFHHGGEEFGIVISGKIDVYLDGEAHVLEAGDSITFNPAAPHWYINRYEEPCVAIWVSTPPTR comes from the coding sequence ATGACTGACATCAAACCGGGAGTCAACACAGCCGCGCTGAGTGGGCTCTTGACCACGGTCGGGGCCATGGTGCACTCGGTGCGAAAAGAGATGGGGATGACGCTGGCGCAGTTGGCCGCGAAGTCCGATCTGAGCCCGGCAATCGTGAGCCAAATCGAGCGCGGTAAAGCTAACCCGTCGTTCACCACGTTGGCGCAACTCGCCCACGGCCTCGAGATTCCGGTAGGGCGCTTCTTCGTCGGACATACCGAACCGGCGTCACCCGTCGTGCGGGGTTCCGACCGACGCAATCTACAAGGTGTCACACGCGAATCAGTGGGGGAGGCGGTTCACGAACTGCTCACTCCAGACCAGAACGGCCTCATCGAGGCGCAATGGATTGTGAGCCCCCCTGGGCACGACACGAGTGCAACCCCGTTCCATCACGGTGGCGAGGAATTCGGCATCGTGATCTCTGGCAAGATCGACGTCTACCTCGACGGGGAGGCGCACGTCCTGGAGGCGGGCGACTCAATCACCTTCAACCCGGCCGCTCCGCACTGGTACATCAACCGCTACGAAGAGCCGTGTGTCGCGATCTGGGTGAGCACCCCGCCCACTCGCTGA
- a CDS encoding substrate-binding domain-containing protein: MKFKALPLLALTASMIILTGCTQGTATDSSDAQAPAVVDNEFTLPDAAPEGFTEGLKVALVRQSGVGDYFEQWGSGFDKQVAAAGGEVSLFDARGDNGQQVTQFTEAINSKPDVIVVDHGLADSLNPKIDEAIDAGIPVVVYDVAISNQDALYLSQDDESLAAKILDQIKTDNPDGGKLAYVNVSGIAPLDTRDGVYNTFLVDNPTFTEVARFGKYSESAAADTATEGAAALTSAPDTTIVFAAYDELAKGALIALRQNNMLDQVGLYGVDISTADIGLMTEDGSPWKATAATDPTNVGSIVARAAIAAGSGVDMPSKMVIPATLITQELLRDQNVSNMEELRAALPDLNTPEFLGASWIPQAQ; the protein is encoded by the coding sequence ATGAAGTTCAAAGCACTACCGCTACTAGCGCTCACAGCGTCGATGATCATCCTGACAGGGTGTACCCAAGGGACCGCTACCGATAGCTCGGACGCGCAAGCTCCCGCAGTTGTCGACAACGAATTCACGTTGCCGGATGCCGCACCCGAGGGATTCACCGAGGGCCTCAAAGTCGCGTTGGTTCGCCAATCCGGTGTCGGCGACTACTTCGAGCAGTGGGGGAGCGGCTTCGATAAGCAGGTTGCTGCCGCCGGCGGAGAAGTTTCGCTATTTGATGCGCGTGGAGATAACGGCCAGCAAGTTACGCAGTTCACCGAAGCGATCAACTCAAAGCCCGACGTCATCGTGGTTGACCACGGTCTCGCCGATTCATTGAACCCCAAGATTGATGAAGCTATTGATGCCGGCATCCCAGTAGTTGTTTACGACGTGGCGATCTCGAACCAGGATGCTCTCTACCTTTCACAGGACGACGAATCGCTCGCGGCCAAGATTCTCGACCAGATCAAGACGGACAACCCTGATGGTGGCAAGCTCGCCTACGTGAACGTCTCGGGGATCGCACCTCTTGATACTCGTGACGGTGTCTACAACACCTTCCTCGTTGACAACCCCACCTTCACAGAAGTTGCGCGCTTCGGAAAGTACAGCGAATCCGCTGCAGCCGACACCGCAACGGAAGGCGCTGCGGCGCTGACATCAGCACCCGACACGACAATCGTTTTCGCGGCTTACGACGAACTCGCCAAGGGAGCGCTCATCGCACTCCGCCAGAACAACATGCTTGACCAGGTTGGGCTGTACGGAGTCGACATCTCGACTGCCGACATCGGACTCATGACTGAAGATGGAAGCCCGTGGAAGGCCACGGCAGCAACTGACCCAACGAACGTCGGGTCCATCGTTGCTCGTGCGGCTATTGCCGCTGGTTCCGGGGTCGACATGCCATCGAAGATGGTCATTCCCGCGACGCTGATCACGCAGGAGCTCCTGCGCGATCAGAACGTCTCGAACATGGAAGAGTTGCGCGCAGCTCTTCCCGATTTGAACACGCCGGAATTCCTCGGCGCTTCCTGGATTCCTCAGGCTCAGTAG
- a CDS encoding WxcM-like domain-containing protein has translation MTAAFIHPHGICESTDVGDGTTIWAFSHVLSGAVIGRNVNINDHVFIENDVTIGDRVTVKSGVQVWDGIHLGDDVFIGPNVTFTNDLFPRSKRYPTSFPRTTVEAGASIGGGAVILPGTRIGQKAMVGAGAVVTRDVPPFAIVVGNPARISGYTDEAGKPMNVSRSAEGTHAAIDLVDTPLVRLRETTDMRGSLVVADFQADIPFVPQRFFTVYNVPSIDVRGEHAHRECEQFLVCLAGSVRAIRDSGTKREEFLLNSPDVGLYMPAMTWGTQYAYSADAVLAVFASLPYDNADYLRTYSEFQDELNLVSEVRVH, from the coding sequence ATGACGGCTGCATTTATTCACCCCCACGGGATCTGCGAAAGTACTGACGTGGGAGACGGCACCACCATTTGGGCTTTCTCACACGTACTGTCCGGAGCAGTAATCGGTCGAAACGTGAATATTAACGACCATGTGTTCATCGAAAACGATGTCACCATTGGGGATCGAGTCACGGTTAAGTCGGGCGTACAAGTGTGGGACGGCATCCACCTCGGCGACGATGTGTTCATCGGACCCAACGTGACTTTTACAAATGATCTTTTCCCGCGCAGTAAGCGCTACCCCACTTCGTTCCCACGCACGACAGTAGAGGCAGGAGCGTCGATTGGCGGCGGCGCAGTCATCCTTCCGGGAACTCGCATCGGGCAAAAGGCAATGGTAGGTGCCGGAGCGGTCGTCACACGAGACGTCCCGCCCTTCGCGATAGTTGTCGGCAACCCCGCGCGCATATCCGGGTACACCGATGAGGCCGGAAAACCGATGAATGTTTCGCGCAGCGCCGAAGGCACCCACGCCGCAATCGACCTGGTCGACACGCCCTTGGTACGGCTCCGCGAAACCACCGACATGCGCGGCAGCTTAGTCGTAGCAGATTTCCAAGCAGATATCCCGTTCGTGCCCCAGCGCTTTTTCACTGTGTATAACGTGCCGTCGATAGATGTTCGGGGGGAACATGCGCACCGGGAATGTGAGCAGTTCCTGGTCTGCTTGGCGGGGTCTGTACGCGCCATACGTGATTCCGGCACGAAGCGGGAGGAATTTCTTCTCAATTCTCCCGATGTCGGCCTCTATATGCCCGCGATGACATGGGGAACACAATACGCGTACAGCGCTGACGCTGTTCTGGCTGTATTCGCCTCCTTGCCGTATGACAACGCCGACTACCTTCGCACATACTCAGAATTCCAAGATGAACTGAACCTCGTGTCCGAGGTGAGAGTCCATTAG
- the mtnA gene encoding S-methyl-5-thioribose-1-phosphate isomerase, which yields MRTIDWTPADAGGNAVIALIDQTLLPGELKVLQIHTVDQLIDAIHRLAVRGAPALGIAGAMGAALAFQNGDDHTARAEAQRLRDARPTAVNLAWGVDQAVARFADGLDAVIETALQIRDDDVLSSHAMASRGLELLQELLPDKIESGLNLLTICNTGALAAVERGTALAVIEEVFLQGHLRNVVACETRPLFQGARLTAWELDKMGAPHQTIVDSAANFLMARGEIDAVLVGADRITANGDAANKIGTFSLALGAQFAGIPFLVVAPESTIDVHTATGSSITIEDRGTDEVVVINGRRMSPVATTSINPAFDVTPAELITAIVTEKRVIRPSAGQFPSDAIVTERLATARP from the coding sequence ATGCGCACAATTGATTGGACACCGGCCGACGCCGGCGGAAACGCTGTCATAGCGCTAATTGATCAGACTCTACTTCCCGGTGAATTGAAAGTCCTCCAAATACACACCGTGGACCAGCTCATCGATGCCATCCACCGCTTGGCCGTACGCGGAGCCCCAGCGCTCGGAATCGCTGGCGCAATGGGCGCCGCTCTTGCCTTTCAAAACGGAGATGATCATACCGCTCGTGCTGAAGCTCAGCGCCTACGTGACGCTCGTCCAACCGCAGTAAATCTTGCGTGGGGCGTGGATCAAGCCGTCGCGCGATTCGCTGATGGTCTCGACGCCGTTATCGAAACAGCCCTGCAGATCCGTGACGATGACGTGCTTTCGTCTCATGCGATGGCCAGTCGTGGACTTGAGCTGCTGCAAGAACTTCTGCCAGACAAGATCGAATCTGGGCTCAACCTCCTCACCATCTGCAACACAGGAGCTCTTGCCGCGGTCGAGCGCGGAACGGCCCTCGCTGTGATCGAAGAGGTATTCCTCCAAGGACACCTGCGCAACGTCGTCGCGTGTGAAACCCGACCGCTATTTCAAGGCGCACGGCTGACCGCATGGGAGCTAGACAAAATGGGGGCGCCGCACCAGACGATTGTTGACTCCGCTGCGAATTTCCTCATGGCGCGGGGCGAGATCGACGCGGTTCTCGTCGGTGCGGATCGCATCACGGCGAATGGCGACGCTGCAAATAAAATCGGCACCTTTTCGTTAGCGCTGGGTGCTCAGTTCGCTGGTATCCCGTTCCTCGTTGTGGCGCCCGAATCGACCATTGACGTGCATACCGCTACCGGGAGCTCGATCACGATTGAGGACCGAGGAACTGACGAAGTCGTCGTCATCAACGGGCGGCGGATGTCGCCGGTTGCCACGACTTCAATAAACCCTGCCTTCGACGTCACTCCGGCAGAACTGATCACCGCGATCGTCACCGAGAAACGCGTTATCCGCCCATCAGCTGGCCAATTTCCGAGCGACGCGATCGTTACCGAACGGCTGGCGACTGCGCGCCCCTAG
- a CDS encoding GtrA family protein: MRFLLVGGSNTLVTAFLVAAFSFVIPGPIAFTIAFALGLVYSVLLTSRWVFSSFLTRHRALLYIGSYGVIYFCGLGVVVVFGLWGLPPWANGASVLLTAPLSFIAGRLIFTRSNKK; the protein is encoded by the coding sequence ATGCGGTTCCTCCTCGTTGGGGGATCCAACACTCTTGTGACCGCATTTCTCGTTGCCGCGTTCAGTTTTGTCATACCCGGACCAATCGCCTTCACCATTGCCTTTGCGTTAGGTCTCGTTTATTCCGTTCTTTTGACGAGTCGTTGGGTATTCAGTTCCTTCCTGACGCGTCACCGCGCTCTTCTCTATATCGGCTCCTACGGCGTAATTTACTTCTGTGGCCTCGGAGTAGTCGTCGTCTTCGGACTCTGGGGGTTGCCACCTTGGGCGAACGGCGCAAGCGTGCTGCTAACGGCCCCACTCAGCTTTATTGCCGGCCGCCTTATCTTTACCCGATCCAATAAGAAGTAG
- a CDS encoding sugar ABC transporter ATP-binding protein has protein sequence MKHALELTNVVKDFGPNRVLRGVGFAVRHGEIYSLMGANGAGKSTLIRVLSGAHRADSGQVLMEGVAIDIVDPISAQRHGIGTVQQNPNDGVVLDMTVAENLALDTFVDSKAGILTNRRSTEARATEIAGLLGLEVTPDFLRTPVRDLGVSERQLLVLARTLSRRPQILVLDEPTSALSGEEAARLFNIIRDLVRDGMSVIFVTHKLSEIAELADRVGVLRDGEMRGEFSRDDAGQFDWSQVLTELFDKTPSELTHEELPGKDDVVSISQARVFYDSVPFDLVIRNGEVTALLGLLGSGKSELLQWLYGAGKIVGGTVHLNGEPFVPQHPADAVASGVYLVPESRHEQSIVPEWTIDTVMTLPFVRRFSPWVVMDRRAERSAAARLIERIGIVTSGPDQGIESLSGGNQQKVVIARWLLGNPAFLLLDEPFRGVDINARHEIAETIREVTERAPVLVATSDIDEALEVADRIIVVNNGSLVADLRLSEATRERIVSAMSGSAHPGRGQKPPTRQDAALS, from the coding sequence ATGAAACATGCACTGGAACTGACTAACGTCGTTAAGGACTTTGGGCCGAATCGCGTGTTGCGTGGTGTCGGATTCGCCGTTCGGCACGGCGAGATTTACTCGCTCATGGGCGCCAACGGTGCCGGAAAGTCGACGTTGATCCGAGTGCTGTCTGGTGCGCATCGCGCGGACTCCGGTCAAGTACTGATGGAGGGTGTCGCTATCGACATCGTTGATCCAATCAGCGCGCAACGGCATGGCATCGGAACGGTACAGCAAAACCCCAACGATGGGGTCGTGCTCGACATGACCGTTGCCGAGAACCTCGCGTTGGATACCTTCGTAGACAGCAAGGCCGGAATACTCACTAACCGGCGCAGCACAGAAGCTCGCGCCACTGAGATTGCTGGACTACTTGGCCTCGAAGTGACGCCTGATTTCTTGCGAACCCCAGTGAGGGACCTCGGAGTCTCCGAACGGCAGCTCCTCGTTCTCGCTCGAACGTTGTCTCGGCGGCCGCAAATTCTCGTCTTGGACGAGCCAACCTCTGCACTATCCGGCGAGGAAGCGGCTCGACTGTTCAACATCATTCGAGATCTTGTTCGTGACGGGATGTCGGTCATATTTGTCACTCACAAACTCAGTGAGATCGCTGAACTCGCTGACCGCGTTGGTGTATTGCGCGATGGCGAGATGAGGGGCGAATTTTCTCGAGACGATGCCGGCCAGTTCGACTGGTCTCAGGTGCTCACAGAACTCTTTGACAAGACTCCCTCAGAACTCACTCACGAAGAGCTTCCCGGTAAAGACGATGTCGTCTCTATTTCTCAAGCGCGTGTCTTCTACGATTCCGTGCCGTTCGATCTGGTGATCAGGAACGGCGAAGTAACTGCGTTGCTCGGACTCCTCGGCAGCGGAAAGTCAGAGCTGCTTCAATGGCTCTATGGCGCGGGGAAAATTGTTGGCGGCACTGTTCACCTCAACGGTGAGCCCTTTGTGCCACAGCACCCCGCCGATGCAGTGGCGAGCGGCGTTTATCTTGTTCCGGAATCGCGCCATGAACAGTCGATCGTTCCGGAATGGACGATCGACACAGTGATGACGCTTCCATTCGTCCGTCGGTTTTCGCCGTGGGTCGTAATGGATCGCCGCGCGGAACGTTCGGCAGCAGCACGGTTGATCGAACGCATCGGAATCGTCACGTCAGGGCCCGACCAAGGAATCGAATCGCTGTCGGGTGGCAACCAGCAGAAGGTTGTCATCGCGCGCTGGCTACTGGGAAACCCCGCATTTCTCCTGTTAGACGAACCATTTCGCGGCGTCGATATCAACGCGCGTCACGAAATCGCTGAAACGATCCGCGAGGTAACGGAACGAGCACCGGTCTTGGTCGCCACATCCGACATTGACGAGGCACTAGAAGTTGCGGACCGCATCATTGTGGTCAATAACGGCAGCCTCGTCGCTGATTTACGGCTTTCGGAAGCCACGCGCGAACGAATAGTGAGCGCCATGAGTGGCAGTGCCCATCCTGGACGCGGCCAGAAACCTCCAACGCGACAGGATGCGGCCCTATCGTGA
- a CDS encoding glycosyltransferase family 2 protein: protein MKTFSIVVPVYGNAGSLPDLLARLKGLAGEINGQIEIVFVVDASPDDSYAVLTQLLPTFQLPTQLILHSKNFGSFAAIRTGMKHATGDYIAVMAADMQEPPELVIDFFRALATDEVDITVGRRVARNDPALSKWTSGVFWRLYRRYIFPEMPEGGVDIFACNRAVSDEVLALGESHSSLVGLLYWVGFRRTEIPYERQPREHGKSGWTAVKKIRYLLDSVFNFTDLPLTLLIAVGMLGGIFTLLFGIIVLIAYVTGGITEPGYAPLMLVILFSTFSILVALGIVGLYVWRAFENTKGRPDAIVRTKRDYRERVNR, encoded by the coding sequence ATGAAAACGTTCTCAATTGTTGTTCCTGTCTATGGGAATGCCGGGAGCCTCCCCGATTTGCTGGCACGGCTTAAAGGCCTAGCCGGTGAAATAAACGGCCAAATCGAAATCGTCTTCGTTGTCGATGCCTCGCCCGACGACTCCTATGCAGTTTTGACCCAATTGCTGCCAACATTTCAGCTTCCCACGCAGCTCATCCTGCACTCCAAGAACTTCGGTTCATTCGCAGCGATCCGGACAGGCATGAAGCACGCCACGGGCGACTACATTGCCGTGATGGCCGCAGACATGCAAGAACCACCCGAACTCGTCATTGACTTTTTCCGAGCGCTGGCGACAGACGAAGTCGACATCACCGTTGGCCGCCGGGTAGCTCGGAACGATCCTGCACTAAGCAAGTGGACCTCTGGGGTATTTTGGCGCCTATATAGGCGCTATATTTTCCCGGAAATGCCTGAAGGCGGAGTTGACATCTTCGCCTGCAATCGCGCCGTTTCGGACGAAGTGCTCGCCTTGGGCGAATCCCATTCAAGTCTCGTCGGCCTGCTGTACTGGGTGGGATTTCGCCGAACTGAAATCCCCTATGAGCGCCAACCGCGTGAACACGGGAAAAGTGGTTGGACAGCAGTCAAGAAGATTCGCTACCTCCTGGATAGCGTCTTCAATTTCACAGACCTTCCGCTAACATTGCTGATCGCCGTAGGTATGCTTGGAGGCATTTTCACCCTCCTTTTCGGAATTATAGTCCTAATTGCCTACGTCACCGGGGGCATCACCGAACCAGGGTATGCGCCGCTAATGTTGGTGATTCTCTTCTCAACGTTCAGTATTCTTGTGGCCCTCGGAATTGTCGGGCTATACGTTTGGCGTGCTTTTGAGAACACCAAGGGTCGGCCAGACGCTATCGTTCGAACGAAGCGGGACTACCGAGAGAGAGTCAATCGTTAA
- a CDS encoding haloacid dehalogenase type II, whose protein sequence is MMNNSTVTIFFDVNETLSNLKPVSDAFDAAGAPHGLATMWFATVLRDGFALAATGSTARFLDIATTNAHSVLRDLPLTHSLDESVDAVLSAFAQVHVHDDVPAGIRALHGAGHRLFTLSNGPTATAQRLFEAAGVSDLIDGVLSVEGHAPWKPARGAYEDALTRTGTTGTAYLVAVHPWDIHGAAMAGLSTVWVNRTGATYPEHFLPPTTSVTSLDGLAAELR, encoded by the coding sequence ATGATGAATAACTCCACGGTCACGATCTTCTTCGACGTCAACGAAACGCTATCCAACCTGAAGCCTGTCTCCGACGCTTTTGATGCGGCCGGAGCACCACACGGCTTGGCCACGATGTGGTTCGCTACCGTGCTCCGCGACGGTTTTGCGCTCGCTGCCACGGGGAGTACAGCTCGTTTTCTCGACATCGCTACGACAAACGCACACTCTGTCCTTCGCGACCTCCCTCTGACGCATTCGTTAGACGAGTCAGTGGATGCTGTGCTCTCCGCGTTCGCCCAGGTGCACGTTCACGACGACGTGCCGGCAGGCATCCGAGCGCTCCACGGCGCCGGGCACCGGCTTTTCACACTTTCCAACGGCCCCACGGCTACCGCTCAACGACTGTTCGAGGCCGCTGGCGTCTCAGATCTGATCGATGGGGTGCTCTCGGTCGAAGGTCACGCTCCATGGAAGCCCGCACGGGGCGCTTATGAAGATGCGCTGACTCGCACCGGCACTACGGGAACCGCATATCTTGTTGCTGTGCATCCTTGGGACATTCACGGCGCAGCAATGGCTGGACTCTCAACGGTGTGGGTGAATCGCACCGGAGCGACCTACCCGGAACACTTCCTTCCCCCGACGACGAGTGTCACGAGTCTGGACGGACTAGCAGCAGAGCTCCGCTGA
- a CDS encoding GntR family transcriptional regulator, whose product MVTKKSRPGLSEEIVATLRMRIDDATYPPASRLPTEAQLCEEFSVSRATVRSAIKELDVVGLVYTRHGLGTYVRSIPYVQDGLERMGSISESIRLSGKTPGMEYARRVVREVNAAEAARMSVPLETLVLELRRRITADGQVVVYSYDLLPMSIFKPDFDPRELEGSVFAYFENELGTPAALGYAEVHAVESRQVAWGPDSAEHTLFILLDQLQYAEDGLLLGYSRSYFVEGSYAFKLKRTK is encoded by the coding sequence ATGGTTACGAAAAAATCTCGCCCCGGGCTCTCGGAGGAAATTGTTGCGACGCTCAGAATGCGAATTGACGATGCCACCTATCCACCCGCCTCGCGACTGCCCACCGAAGCTCAGCTCTGTGAGGAATTTTCTGTCTCGCGAGCAACTGTGCGCTCAGCGATCAAAGAACTCGACGTCGTCGGATTGGTCTATACGCGTCACGGCTTAGGCACCTACGTGCGCTCAATCCCTTATGTTCAGGATGGGCTCGAACGAATGGGCTCTATTTCTGAGTCGATCCGCCTCAGCGGCAAGACACCGGGGATGGAGTATGCGCGGCGCGTGGTGCGCGAAGTCAACGCTGCAGAAGCAGCCAGAATGTCTGTTCCGTTGGAGACTCTGGTGCTCGAACTTCGCCGCCGCATCACTGCCGATGGTCAAGTGGTCGTGTACTCCTACGACCTCCTACCGATGTCGATCTTCAAGCCGGACTTTGACCCTCGTGAACTCGAGGGATCCGTCTTTGCATACTTCGAGAATGAACTTGGCACGCCAGCAGCCCTGGGTTATGCCGAGGTACATGCCGTCGAGTCCCGCCAAGTCGCCTGGGGCCCTGACAGCGCGGAACACACTCTTTTCATTCTTCTCGACCAACTTCAGTATGCGGAAGATGGATTGCTTCTCGGTTACTCCCGGAGCTACTTTGTCGAAGGTTCCTATGCCTTTAAGCTCAAGCGCACCAAATAG